The Salvelinus fontinalis isolate EN_2023a chromosome 39, ASM2944872v1, whole genome shotgun sequence genome has a window encoding:
- the LOC129838598 gene encoding suppressor of cytokine signaling 2-like has protein sequence MTCHSPESTETIENERRTDTDSRVVDSDETRIAQTMKDLKNTGWYWGSLTANEAKEILQDASEGTFLLRDSSQRDYLFTISAMTSAGPTNLRIEYKEGKFKLDSVVLIKPKLKQFDSVVHLVEHYVQLSRTTSKRPSSGASQSLAPPNGTVQLLLTKPVYTATPSLQHLSRIAINNATRQVQELPLPNRLKNYLTDYSYNV, from the exons atgacctgccactcacCCGAATCCACGGAGACCATCGAAAACGAGAGAAGAACGGATACCGACTCACGAGTTGTAGATTCCGACGAGACACGCATCGCTCAGACCATGAAAGACCTTAAAAATACAG GCTGGTACTGGGGCAGCCTGACTGCCAACGAAGCCAAAGAGATTCTCCAGGATGCATCGGAGGGCACCTTCCTGCTGCGAGACAGCTCCCAGAGGGACTACCTGTTCACCATCTCTGCCATGACCTCCGCCGGCCCAACCAACTTGCGCATCGAGTACAAGGAGGGGAAGTTTAAACTGGACTCGGTGGTGCTGATCAAGCCCAAGCTCAAACAGTTTGACAGTGTGGTGCACCTGGTGGAACACTACGTGCAGCTGTCCAGGACTACCAGTAAAAGGCCGTCGTCAGGGGCGTCGCAGTCCCTGGCCCCACCCAACGGGACAGTTCAGCTGCTCCTGACCAAGCCTGTGTACACTGCCACGCCCTCGCTACAGCACCTGTCCCGGATCGCCATCAACAACGCCACCAGGCAGGTGCAGGAGCTGCCTTTACCCAACAGGCTAAAGAACTACCTGACGGACTACAGCTACAATGTATAG
- the LOC129838534 gene encoding condensin-2 complex subunit H2-like isoform X1: MDTVETRFTHLLQPIRELTKNWDIDVASELADYLEELDEMCISFDGGKTTLNFAEAALLIQGSACIYSKKVEHLYNLVYQTLDYINDRNKKKNKQAVTSGEDGTDGASSNNPNDDDGGFDSLDQDTTDVSLQSEMKNEANTNVDVAPLPPESLIPPEAFEKQKLLLISLKGEVLGSCKDFRMNTFTPDTLGIIRLFLASQSYFLRDALSDAALAPVTLFGHQDDAELAAGDAMSGVAGDDGGDGGAENFLPLEDNGMEMDQGPEKHIDRHQDPSEGRVLRERGGVQLSEEEQKKQRKEEERAQTANMWRLHDLYDTVGEDKPLKTGRCYKVPPGLDDSGKRKRKGPSALQDFWTWYTGTYDPREPRLKNGPTNTDLNYIYMSKMKDKLKTRKRILGKTGVFVSDEELRRTYLQLDEREEREEELEGLRHHDLLGLLDDLSDNEHDPLTDEAPADFLSGQDFVPGADMDGLSYEDLVKKSVEQFLVNSQGYAQETALSKRVKEWEDKIRPELTYQEVRATFDIHDYGDRIVAALSSVCQRRTFSSIVHGMDNFEACKYMLASLQLANDYTVEVDRSEGLEESIDTMGLTLLSKHRANQRFKKAPAATSDSFIS; encoded by the exons ATGGACACAGTGGAGACTCGATTCACCCATTTGTTGCAGCCTATCCGGGAGCTCACGAAAAACTGGGACATAGATGTGGCCTCGGAGTTGGCAGATTATCTAGAGGAG TTGGATGAGATGTGCATCTCGTTCGATGGGGGCAAAACCACTCTGAACTTTGCAGAGGCAGCGCTGCTCATACAAGGCTCAGCATGCATTTACAGCAAGAAG GTGGAGCATTTGTACAACCTGGTGTACCAAACTCTGGACTACATCAATGACAGAAACAAGAA GAAAAATAAACAAGCAGTGACATCTGGAGAGGATGGCACGGATGGGGCCTCATCCAACAATCCTAATGATGATGACGGCGGG TTTGACTCCTTAGACCAGGATACAACAGATGTCTCACTGCAGTCAGAGATGAAGAATGAGGCAAACACA AATGTGGACGTGGCCCCTCTTCCGCCCGAGTCTCTGATTCCTCCTGAGGCGTTTGAGAAACAGAAGCTGCTTCTCATCAG TCTGAAAGGAGAGGTGCTGGGCAGCTGTAAGGACTTCAGGATGAACACGTTCACTCCGGACACCCTGGGTATCATCCGTCTCTTCCTGGCCTCTCAGTCCTACTTCCTCAGGGACGCCCTGTCTGACGCAGCCCTGGCCCCCGTCACCTTGTTCGGGCACCAAG ATGACGCAGAGCTTGCAGCAGGGGATGCCATGTCGGGTGTTGCCGGGGACGATGGTGGTGATGGCGGTGCGGAGAACTTCCTGCCCCTGGAGGACAACGGGATGGAGATGGACCAGGGACCTGAGAAACATATTGACAGACACCAG GACCCCAGTGAAGGGAGGGTgttgagggagaggggaggagtccAGCTCTCTGAGGAGGAGCAGAAGaaacagaggaaggaggaggagagggcccAGACG GCAAACATGTGGAGGTTACATGACCTTTATGATACAGTCGGCGAGGACAAGCCTTTGAAAACAG GAAGATGTTATAAGGTTCCTCCGGGTCTTGATGATTCTGGGAAGCGGAAAAGGAAAGGCCCCTCTGCGCTGCAAGACTTCTGGACCTGGTACACTGGCACCt ATGACCCCCGTGAACCCAGGCTAAAGAATGGACCCACGAATACAG ACTTGAACTACATCTATATGAGTAAAATGAAAGACAAGCTGAAGACCCGGAAGAGGATTCTTGGGAAAACG ggtgtgtttgtgtctgacgAGGAGCTGAGAAGGACGTACCTGCAGCTGGACGAGAGAGAAGAGCGGGAGGAGGAGTTAGAGGGCCTCAGACACCACGACCTGCTAGGCCTGCTCGATGACCTCTCTGACAACGAACATGACCCTTTGACTGATGAAGCCCCGGCTGACTTCCTGAGTGGACAGGACTTCGTACCAG GGGCAGACATGGACGGACTGAGTTACGAAGACCTGGTGAAGAAGAGTGTG GAGCAGTTCCTGGTGAACTCCCAGGGTTATGCCCAGGAGACGGCGCTGTCGAAAAGAGTGAAGGAATGGGAGGACAAAATACGACCGGAACTCACCTATCAG GAGGTGCGTGCTACTTTTGACATCCATGACTATGGGGACAGGATCGTAGCAGCTTTGAGCAGTGTGTGCCAGAGGAGGACCTTCTCCTCTATAGTCCACGGCATGGACAACTTCGAGGCCTGCAAGTACATGCTGGCTTCCCTTCAACTG GCCAACGACTACACCGTGGAGGTCGACAGGAGTGAGGGTCTCGAGGAAAGCATCGACACCATGGGACTCACTCTGCTCAGCAAACACCGGGCCAACCAACGATTCAAGAAAGCCCCTGCAGCAACCTCCGACTCATTCATCTCCTGa
- the LOC129838534 gene encoding condensin-2 complex subunit H2-like isoform X2, producing the protein MCISFDGGKTTLNFAEAALLIQGSACIYSKKVEHLYNLVYQTLDYINDRNKKKNKQAVTSGEDGTDGASSNNPNDDDGGFDSLDQDTTDVSLQSEMKNEANTNVDVAPLPPESLIPPEAFEKQKLLLISLKGEVLGSCKDFRMNTFTPDTLGIIRLFLASQSYFLRDALSDAALAPVTLFGHQDDAELAAGDAMSGVAGDDGGDGGAENFLPLEDNGMEMDQGPEKHIDRHQDPSEGRVLRERGGVQLSEEEQKKQRKEEERAQTANMWRLHDLYDTVGEDKPLKTGRCYKVPPGLDDSGKRKRKGPSALQDFWTWYTGTYDPREPRLKNGPTNTDLNYIYMSKMKDKLKTRKRILGKTGVFVSDEELRRTYLQLDEREEREEELEGLRHHDLLGLLDDLSDNEHDPLTDEAPADFLSGQDFVPGADMDGLSYEDLVKKSVEQFLVNSQGYAQETALSKRVKEWEDKIRPELTYQEVRATFDIHDYGDRIVAALSSVCQRRTFSSIVHGMDNFEACKYMLASLQLANDYTVEVDRSEGLEESIDTMGLTLLSKHRANQRFKKAPAATSDSFIS; encoded by the exons ATGTGCATCTCGTTCGATGGGGGCAAAACCACTCTGAACTTTGCAGAGGCAGCGCTGCTCATACAAGGCTCAGCATGCATTTACAGCAAGAAG GTGGAGCATTTGTACAACCTGGTGTACCAAACTCTGGACTACATCAATGACAGAAACAAGAA GAAAAATAAACAAGCAGTGACATCTGGAGAGGATGGCACGGATGGGGCCTCATCCAACAATCCTAATGATGATGACGGCGGG TTTGACTCCTTAGACCAGGATACAACAGATGTCTCACTGCAGTCAGAGATGAAGAATGAGGCAAACACA AATGTGGACGTGGCCCCTCTTCCGCCCGAGTCTCTGATTCCTCCTGAGGCGTTTGAGAAACAGAAGCTGCTTCTCATCAG TCTGAAAGGAGAGGTGCTGGGCAGCTGTAAGGACTTCAGGATGAACACGTTCACTCCGGACACCCTGGGTATCATCCGTCTCTTCCTGGCCTCTCAGTCCTACTTCCTCAGGGACGCCCTGTCTGACGCAGCCCTGGCCCCCGTCACCTTGTTCGGGCACCAAG ATGACGCAGAGCTTGCAGCAGGGGATGCCATGTCGGGTGTTGCCGGGGACGATGGTGGTGATGGCGGTGCGGAGAACTTCCTGCCCCTGGAGGACAACGGGATGGAGATGGACCAGGGACCTGAGAAACATATTGACAGACACCAG GACCCCAGTGAAGGGAGGGTgttgagggagaggggaggagtccAGCTCTCTGAGGAGGAGCAGAAGaaacagaggaaggaggaggagagggcccAGACG GCAAACATGTGGAGGTTACATGACCTTTATGATACAGTCGGCGAGGACAAGCCTTTGAAAACAG GAAGATGTTATAAGGTTCCTCCGGGTCTTGATGATTCTGGGAAGCGGAAAAGGAAAGGCCCCTCTGCGCTGCAAGACTTCTGGACCTGGTACACTGGCACCt ATGACCCCCGTGAACCCAGGCTAAAGAATGGACCCACGAATACAG ACTTGAACTACATCTATATGAGTAAAATGAAAGACAAGCTGAAGACCCGGAAGAGGATTCTTGGGAAAACG ggtgtgtttgtgtctgacgAGGAGCTGAGAAGGACGTACCTGCAGCTGGACGAGAGAGAAGAGCGGGAGGAGGAGTTAGAGGGCCTCAGACACCACGACCTGCTAGGCCTGCTCGATGACCTCTCTGACAACGAACATGACCCTTTGACTGATGAAGCCCCGGCTGACTTCCTGAGTGGACAGGACTTCGTACCAG GGGCAGACATGGACGGACTGAGTTACGAAGACCTGGTGAAGAAGAGTGTG GAGCAGTTCCTGGTGAACTCCCAGGGTTATGCCCAGGAGACGGCGCTGTCGAAAAGAGTGAAGGAATGGGAGGACAAAATACGACCGGAACTCACCTATCAG GAGGTGCGTGCTACTTTTGACATCCATGACTATGGGGACAGGATCGTAGCAGCTTTGAGCAGTGTGTGCCAGAGGAGGACCTTCTCCTCTATAGTCCACGGCATGGACAACTTCGAGGCCTGCAAGTACATGCTGGCTTCCCTTCAACTG GCCAACGACTACACCGTGGAGGTCGACAGGAGTGAGGGTCTCGAGGAAAGCATCGACACCATGGGACTCACTCTGCTCAGCAAACACCGGGCCAACCAACGATTCAAGAAAGCCCCTGCAGCAACCTCCGACTCATTCATCTCCTGa
- the LOC129838535 gene encoding protein SCO2 homolog, mitochondrial-like: MLCLERRMLGLVGFIGSDLHATSGRLLRCTLRSSTVQPTSGSTHHPQRAWLSSQAPLCGHHTPKHRTGLYGPFTHPQQTLGSSRGPFSLPLFTQRVALSQGPNTSTAKIRLRTRLVVSLLFGGGLLGTWWYVRNEKQQNHRMQRIEQLKKVALGQGDFSLLDHRGHRRTKRDFLGSWVLLYFGFTHCPDICPDELDKISAVVSALDKDRSLPAVQPLFVTVDPERDNVAALERYVKDFHPRLIGLTGTPEEVKVAGKDYRVYASPGPKDEDGDYIVDHTILIYLVNPDGLFLDYYNRMKDDVQIAESIRNHMKSYVKL, from the coding sequence ATGCTGTGTCTAGAGAGAAGGATGCTGGGACTTGTAGGCTTCATAGGGAGTGACCTCCATGCTACATCTGGGAGACTCCTGAGATGCACCTTGAGGTCTTCAACAGTCCAACCGACTTCTGGCTCCACACACCACCCCCAGAGGGCGTGGCTCTCCTCACAGGCACCCCTCTGTGGACACCATACCCCTAAACATAGGACAGGGCTGTATGGCCCTTTTACACACCCGCAACAGACACTGGGGAGTTCCCGTGGCCCCTTCTCCCTACCCCTTTTCACCCAGAGGGTCGCCCTCTCCCAGGGACCCAACACCTCCACAGCCAAGATCAGGCTGCGAACGCGGCTGGTGGTCTCCCTGCTGTTCGGCGGGGGACTGCTTGGCACCTGGTGGTACGTGCGTAACGAGAAGCAGCAAAATCACAGAATGCAGCGTATAGAGCAGTTGAAAAAGGTGGCCCTGGGCCAGGGAGACTTCAGCCTCCTCGACCACAGGGGGCACCGCAGGACCAAGAGAGACTTCCTGGGGAGCTGGGTGCTCCTCTACTTTGGCTTCACCCACTGCCCTGACATCTGCCCCGATGAGCTAGATAAGATATCTGCTGTGGTCAGCGCTCTGGACAAGGACCGGTCTCTCCCCGCGGTCCAACCACTGTTTGTGACGGTCGACCCGGAACGAGACAACGTGGCGGCCCTGGAGAGGTACGTGAAGGACTTCCACCCCCGGCTGATCGGCCTGACGGGTACCCCAGAGGAGGTGAAGGTGGCGGGGAAGGACTACAGGGTGTACGCCAGCCCTGGACCTAAGGATGAGGACGGGGACTATATAGTGGACCACACCATCCTCATCTACCTGGTCAACCCAGATGGACTGTTCCTGGACTATTACAACAGGATGAAGGACGACGTGCAGATTGCTGAGAGCATCAGGAATCATATGAAGAGCTACGTCAAACTCTGA